A section of the Oryza sativa Japonica Group chromosome 1, ASM3414082v1 genome encodes:
- the LOC136355191 gene encoding uncharacterized protein: MRRELLAVVPTHEAAWNARWSEVKLTFDQSDHPTVLARGGKLALVVSPAIHNVRMKRVLIDGGASLSIISPAAFDALKAPGMKLQPSLPIIGVTPGHTWPLGHVELPVTFSDSNFRTERIDFDVADLNLPYNAILGRPVLVKFMAATHYAYLQMKMQGPSGPITVFGDVKVALAYAEQRADSLAASTEPQAPEASAPRASKKRLTSADEVPVKEIPLSDDPSKTAKIGAPERQAFIREVTRLLEAGFIREVIHPEWLANPVVVPKANGKLRMCINYTDLNKACPKDPFPLPRIDQIVDSTAGCDILCFLDAYSGNHQIRMVLLFSA, translated from the exons ATGAGGCGCGAGCTTCTGGCCGTCGTCCCAACTCATGAGGCGGCATGGAACGCGCGCTGGTCGGAGGTGAAGCTCACCTTCGATCAGAGCGACCATCCGACAGTGCTCGCTCGGGGTGGGAAGTTGGCCCTCGTGGTCTCCCCGGCCATCCACAACGTCAGGATGAAGCGCGTCCTGATCGACGGGGGGGCCAGCCTGAGCATCATCTCCCCGGCTGCCTTTGACGCactcaaggccccggggatgaagCTCCAGCCGTCTCTGCCAATCATCGGTGTGAccccggggcacacgtggcctcTGGGTCATGTTGAACTCCCGGTGACCTTCAGCGACTCCAACTTCCGCACCGAGCGGAtcgacttcgatgtggcggacctcaatctgccctacaacgcgatCCTGGGCAGGCCCGTGTTGGTAAAGTTCATGGCCGCcacccactacgcctacctccagatgaagatgcagGGCCCTagtggccccatcaccgtcttTGGCGACGTCAAGGTCGCCCTCGCCTATGCGGAGCAGCGTGCCGACAGCCTGGCGGCAAGTACAGAGCCACAGGCCCCGGAAGCCTCCGCGCCCCGCGCTTCCAAGAAGCGCCTCACCTCGGCCGACGAGGTGCCCGTCAAGGAGATCCCCCTTAGCGATGATCCGTCCAAGACCGCCAAGATTGGCG CCCCAGAGCGGCAAGCCTTCATTCGAGAGGTGACGCGGCTCCTGGAGGCCGGCTTCATCCGAGAAGTCATCCACCCAgagtggctggcaaacccggtggtcgttccgaAGGCCAACGGCAAGCTCCGGATGTGCATCAACTACAcggacctcaacaaggcatgcccTAAGGATCCCTTCCCTttaccacgcatagatcagatagtCGACTCTACTGCAGGGTGCGACATTTTGTGTTTCTTGGATGCCTACTCTGGGAATCACCAGATCCGCATG gtcctacttttcagcgcaTGA
- the LOC136355190 gene encoding uncharacterized protein, translated as MASRKLCHYFQAHRVSVVTSYPLGQILHNREGTGRVVKWAIELAEFDLHFEPRHAIKSQVLADFIAEWTPVDDPVLSNLPSLPGGGGDPNADIRAGHWVMHFDDSLNLHGAGARVTLTSPTGDVLKTPRGIEGGAGKGIRRLLVLGDSQLVVNQVSKEYQCTDPQMDAYVYEVRRMERHFDGLELRHVPRRDNAIADELSRIASTRAPLPSGTFEERLAQPSARLDPPREPGSTASAPTPDDPRASGPEGVDPNPPRQVAWMSDIQAYLDNNTLPEDRAETEKLACISKRYVLVEGTLYRRAANGILLKCISREQGIEPIAHAHEGLPVVKIDKHSALKFIRGITSRFGVPNRIITDNGTQFTSELFGDYCDDMGIKLYFASPAHPKSNGQVEQANAEILKGLKTKTYNVLKKHGDLWLEELPPRAVALRAEQALTNKSKTSWKNLENGGINPAMAKDRRCTDRSGYRGRGRDSPALTAVSSGMILRGRLRCLSAVMRDAGSTASPASWAMMTGDEELGVRSSEERQEC; from the exons ATGGCCTCAAGGAAATTGTGCCATTACTTCCAAGCGCACCGGGTTTCAGTCGTGACATCTTACCctctcggtcaaatcttgcacaACCGAGAGGGCACCGGTCGGGTCGTAAAGTGGGCCATCGAGCTCGCTGAATTCGACCTGCACTTCGAACCACGGCACGCGATCAAAAGCCAGGTTCTGGCTGACTTCATCGCGGAGTGGACGCCGGTGGACGACCCTGTTCTGTCCAAtcttccctccctccccggaggcggaggagaccCGAACGCCGACATTCGCGCCGGGCACTGGGTTATGCACTTTGACGACTCCCTCAACCTCCATGGTGCGGGGGCCAGAGTCACGCTGACTTCACCAACCGGGGATGTCCTCAA GACTCCTCGCGGGATTGAGGGCGGGGCCGGAAAGGGCATCCGCCGCCTCCTAGTCCTAGGCGATTCCCAGTTGGTCGTAaatcaggtctccaaggagtACCAGTGCACCGACCCGCAAATGGATGCATACGTCTACGAAGTGCGACGCATGGAACGCCACTTCGACGGACTCGAGCTCCGGCACGTGCCCCGACGCGACAACGCTATCGCTGACGAGTTGTCGCGTATCGCGTCGACACGAGCCCCACTCCCTTCAGGGACCTTCGAGGAAAGGCTTGCGCAGCCGTCGGCGAGGTTGGACCCCCCGAGGGAACCCGGCTCCACGGCCTCGGCCCCGACCCCTGACGACCCGCGGGCCTCGGGGCCCGAGGGGGTCGATCCCAACCCCCCTCGTCAGGTCGCCTGGATGTCTGACATCCAGGCATATCTCGACAATAATACTCTTCCTGAGGATCGCGCAGAAACTGAGAAGCTTGCGTGTATCTCTAAGCGGTACGTGCtcgtagaagggaccctctaccgGCGGGCCGCCAACGGGATACTTTTGAAGTGTATTTCTCGGGAACAAGGTATCGAGCCCATTGCTCACGCTCATGAGG GCTtaccggtcgtcaagatcgacaAGCATTCTGCCCTCaagttcatcaggggcatcacgtcCCGGTTCGGGGTGcccaaccgtatcattacggataatggcacccagtTCACCAGTGAGCTGTTCGGCGACTATTGCgacgacatgggcatcaagtTATACTTCGCCTCGCCTGCCCACCCCAAGAGCAACGGCCAGGTCGAGCAAGCCaacgcagaaatcctcaaaggacTCAAGACTAAGACGTACAACGTCCTGAAGAAGCATGGGGATTTGTGGCTCGAGGAGTTGCCGCCGCGAGCAGTCGCGCTTAgggctgagcaagctctcaccaat AAATCCAAAACCTCATGGAAGAACCTGGAGAATGGCGGGATCAACCCTGCCATGGCAAAGGACAGGAGGTGCACGGATCGCTCTGGgtaccgcggccgcggccgcgactCCCCCGCCCTCACGGCAGTGTCCTCCGGCATGATCTTGCGGGGGAGGCTAAGGTGCCTCTCCGCCGTGATGCGCGACGCCGGGAGCACAGCGTCACCAGCGTCTTGGGCGATGATGACTGGTGATGAGGAGCTCGGTGTGCGGAGTAGCGAGGAGCGGCAAGAGTGTTAG